The sequence TTCCAGTACGCCGACGTCGAGGGAGCGGAGGTGGTGTCGGCGGTCGCGGTCGCGATCTCGAGCGACCTCGCACCGCGCAGCACGTTCTCGTCGTCGCATGCGGCCCTCGACCGGTTCCACTCGAACGTGCAGTGGTCGCTGCGCGACAACTTCGTCTCGGTGCCGACCGACTGCCCGCAGCGCGACGAGCGGCTCGGCTGGACGGGCGACGCCCAGGCATTCGCCGCGACCGCGTGCACGCTCGTCGACTCGGAGGCGTTCTGGCGGTCGTGGCTGACCGACCTCGCGATCGACCAGACCGACGCCGGGGTGCCATCGGTGGTGCCCGACATCATCCGCCCGCAAGACATCGTGATGCAGGGCGGGCCGATCGAGAACATGGGCCGGGCGGGGTGGGCGGATGCCGCGACCATCGTGCCGTTCGCCGTGTACGAGTCGTACGGGTCGACCGAGATCCTGTCGCAGCAGCTCGACAGCATGCGTCGGTGGGTGGAACACCTCCGCCGGCGCGCGGGCGACGACCTCGTGCTGCCGCCGTCGTTCCAGTACGGCGACTGGCTCGACCCCGACGCGCCGGCCGAAAGGCCGTGGGAGGCCAAGGTCTCGAGCGACTACGTCGCGAACGCGTTCTACGCCCGGTCGGCCCGCCTGCTGGCGCAGGCCGAGCGCCTGGTCGGCGATGCCGCCCGGGCGGAGGAGTACGACCGGCTGGCCGACGATGTCAGCACCGAGGCGTTCGCGAGGTGGGGTGAGGGCGCGATCCAGACCCAGACGGGTGCGGCCATCGCGATCGAGTTCGGCATCGCCCCCGAGGAGCGGCACGCCGAGATCGCCGCCGCGCTCGCCGAGAACGTGCGCCGCGAGAACGGGCGCATCGCGACCGGGTTCCTCGGCACGCCGCTGGTGCTGTTCGCCCTCTCCCGCTTCGGGCACCTCGACGAGGCGTATCTCATGGTGCTCCGTCGCGAGGCGCCGTCGTGGCTCTACCAGGTCGACCGCGGGGCGACGACGGTGTGGGAGCGGTGGGACGCGATCCTCCCGGACGGCTCGATCCACTCCGGTGCGATGGACGCCGCGCCCACCGAGGGCGGCCCCGAAGAGACCGGCATGCTCTCGTTCAATCACTACGCGTACGGTGCGATGATCGACTGGGTGTACCGGACTGTCGCCGGGCTCGCCCCCGCCGAGCCCGGATACCGCGTCGTGCGGGTCGCGCCGCGTCCGGCCGACGGGCTGGACCGGGCGAAGGCGTCGATCGACACGCCGCACGGCCGGCTCGCGATCGACTGGACGCTCGAGGGCGAGCGTCTCGAGGCGGTGCTGGAGGTGCCGTTCGGATGCCGCGCCGAACTCGATCTGCCCACGACCGCCGACTCCCGGGTCACCGTCGACGGCACGGAGCACCGAGGCGGACTCGGCCACGGCACCCACCGCATCGTCGTGACGTCGCCGGTGGTCGCGCGGCCGGAGGCGATCGTGAGGGCCTGATCCCCGGCATCCGTCCACCCGCCCGCCCGCAAGCCCATCGATCCGCAGCACGACCCGTACGAAGGAGTGTCATGAGTCAGCCGGCCGCCCAGATCGTCGTCGAAGCCCCGTATCGCAGCGACGTCGTCGCCACGCCCACGCCCCGCATCGGCTGGCGCACCGAGACGCAGTCGCCGGGCTGGATCCAGACCGGGGCCGAACTCGAGCTCGGCCGCGCGGGCGAACAGGTCGTGCACCGCATCGCGGGGCGTGACTCCCAAGGTCTCGAGTGGCCCTTCGAGCCGCTCCGCCCCCGGGAGGAGGTGACGCTGCGCGTGCGGGTCACGGGCGAGGATGCCGTCGAGGGATCCTGGAGCGAGCCGCAGCGGATCGTCGCCGGCTTCCTCGGCGACGGCGAGTGGACGGCCGCGACGGTCGGTCTCGCCGACCCGGAGCACGAAGCTCAGCCCGCGTATCTGCGGACCGAGTTCGAGGCGTCCCGGCCCGTGCGGCGCGCGACGCTGTATGCGACGGCGGTGGGCGCGTACCAGATGGCCGTCAACGGTGCGGACGTCGACGACCAGGTGATGAAGCCCGGCTGGACGCCGTACCGGCAGCGCACCATCCACGAGACGACCGACGTCACTGCGCTGCTCGTGCCGGGCCGGAACGCCATCGGCGTGCGGCTGGCAGGCGCATGGGCGACCGAGAGGTTCGGGTTCCGCGACAGCGCGCACCGCCACTACGGCGACCAGCCGCGATTCGCCGCGCAGCTGCTCGTCGAGTACGCCGACGGATCGAGCGAGTGGGTGGCGACGGATGCCTCGTGGCGGGGGTCGACCGGCCCGCTCACCGAGAGCGGGCTCTATGCCGGAGAAGCCTTCGACGCCCGCCGTGCGCTCGTCGATGCGGCCGGCCGGGGCTTCGCGGAGCCCGGCTACGACGATTCGGCGTGGCGTCCGGTCGCTCAGCCCGATCCTGTCGCCGTACCCGAGGCGCGCGTCTCGCCGTTCGTGCGGCGGCTCGATGAACTCCCCGTGCGCGAGGTGATCACGACGCCTGCGGGCAAGACGGTGCTGGACTTCGGACAGAACCTCGTCGGGCGGCTGTGCATCCGGGTCGAGGGACCGGCGGGCACCGTCGTGACGCTGCGCCACGCCGAGGTGCTCGAGCACGGCGAACTCGGCACACGACCGCTGCGCGCGGCGGACGCCACCGACCGGTACACACTCGCCGGGGACGGCGTCGAGGAGTGGGAGCCGGAGTTCACCTTCCACGGGTTCCGCTACGCCGAGGTCTCCGGCTGGCCGGGCGAGTTCGACCCGTCGGCGGTGACCGCCGTCGTGATCCACAGCGACATGGAGCGCACCGGCTGGTTCGAGGCATCCGACCCGCTGGTCAACCAACTGCACGAGAACATCGTGTGGGGCCTGCGCGGCAACTTCCTGTACCTGCCCACGGACTGCCCGCAGCGCGACGAGCGCCTCGGCTGGACCGGCGACATCCAGGTGTTCGCGCCCACGGCATCGTTCCTCTACGACGTGCGCGGCTTCCTCGACTCGTGGCTGCGCGACCTCGCTCTCGAGCAGGAGGACGGCGTCGTGCCGTTCGTCGTGCCGAACGTGCTCGGGCCGGCGCGTCCGGCCGCCGCGTGGGGCGATGCCGCGACCATCGTGCCGTGGGTGCTGCACGAGCGCTACGCCGACACGGCGACGATCGAGCGTCAGTACCCGAGCATGAAGGCCTGGACCGACGTCCTCGTCGGCCTCGCCGGCGACCGCCGGCTGTGGGAGGGCATGTTCCAGTTCGGCGACTGGCTCGACCCGGACGCCCCTCCGCATCTGCCCGCGAACGCGAAGACGGATGCCGACATCGTCGCGTCGGCGTACTTCTACCGCTCCGCCGACGCGGTCGCCCGCGCCGCCGAGCTCCTCGGCCGTGCGGAGGAGGCCGCCGGCTACGCGCGCATCGCCGAAGAGGTCCGCGCCGCCTTCGCTGCCGAGTACCTGACGCCCGCCGGTCGAATGATGTCGGACGCGCAGACGGCGTACGCGCTGGCGATCGTCTTCGACATCGCGCCGGCCGAGCAGCATGCGGCGCTGGGCGCGCGCCTCGCCGAGCTGACGCGACTGTCGGGCTACCGCATCGGCACGGGCTTCGTGGGAACGCCGATCATCCAGGACGCCCTCACCCGCACCGGACACCTCGAGACGGCGCGGCGCCTGCTCGTGCAGACCGAGAACCCGTCGTGGCTGTACCCGGTCACGATGGGCGCGACCACGATCTGGGAGCGGTGGGACTCGATGCTGCCCGACGGCACCATCAACCCGGGCGAGATGACGTCGTTCAACCACTACGCGCTCGGCGCGATCGGCGACTGGCTGCACCGCGTCGTGGCGGGGCTCGCCCCGGACGCGCCCGGCTACGCCCGCATCCGGATCGAACCGCGACCCCTCGCCGGTTTCGACCACGCCTCGGCCGAGCATCTCACGCCGTACGGGCGGGCGCGCTCAGGGTGGAGCCGGGCCGGCGGCACGGTCCGCATCGAGGCGGTCATTCCGCCCAACACCACGGCGACCGTCGTGCTGCCGGACGGGCAGTCGCACGACGTCGGATCGGGCACGCACGCGTGGGAGGTCGCCGACAGCACGCAGCCGACGGCGCCGCAGCGCGTCGGGCTCGACTCGAGTCTCGCCGACGTCATCGACGACCCCGAGGCGTACCGTGCGGTGCTGGACGCGATCGGGGCGGAGAATCCCGAGGCCGCCGAGATGTTCCGCTCGACGACGAAGTGGGGTCCGGGGCGGGAGCTGGGCGACGCGCTGTTCATGGTCGCCGGGCCGGACCTGCAGCGTGACATCCAGGAGCGTCTCGTCGCGCTCTCGGCCGCACGCTCCGGTCGTTGAGCGAGCGAGGTACGAGCGAGACGAAACGTCGTGGGCCCGGTGCGGGCGGTGGGTGTGGTGCGTTTCGTCTCGGGCGCTGGAGCGCCCTTCGCTCAACGACCGGGGTCGGTGATCCCGCGGTCCGGTCGTTGAGCGAGCGAGGTACGAGCGAGACGAGACGTCGTGGGCCCGGTGCGGGCGGTGGGTGTGGTGCGTTTCGTCTCGGGCGCTAGAGCGCCCTTCGCTCAACGACCGGGGTCGGTGATCCCGCGGTCCGGTCGTTGAGCGAGCGAGGTACGAGCGAGACGAAACGTCGTGGGCCCGACGACCCGGGCTCAGCGGGTCGCCTCCTCCAGCAGTTCGAGGACGTGGCGGTAATCCGCGCCGGTCGCGCGCGTCATGCCCAGCTCGCACGTGCGGTTGCACGACGCGTGGGCGTCCGCGCCCAGGGCTCTCACCTCGGCGGCCTCGGCCGCGGTCGCCGACGCGGTGAGCTCGGGATGCAGCATCCCGCGATCCCCGGCGAAGGCGCAGCAGCCCCACGCGTCCGGCACGACGACCTCGGTCGCGACGGTCTCGGCCACGCGGCGCAGCGACGGGTCGAGCCCGAGCTGCGTCGACGAGCACGTCGGGTGCAGCGCGAGCGTCGCGATCACGGGGGTCACGGCGCCCAGGCGCGGAAGCAGCACCCGCTCGGCGAACGCGACGGCATCCTCGACGCGCGCGTCGACGCCGGCCTCGGCGAGCAGGTGGAGGAAGCCCTCGGTGCAGCTCGAGGCATCCGTCACCACCGTCAGCTCGCCGCCGCGCGTCGTCGTGACGACCGCGTCGGCGACGCGGCGCAGCATGACCTCGCGCCCTCGCGCGAAGCCCTTGGACGTCCACGGCGTGCTGCAGCAGAGCGTGTCGACGCGGTCGGGCACGACGAGCCGCACTCCCGCCCGCTCCGCGAGGCGTCGGAACGCCTC comes from Microbacterium cremeum and encodes:
- a CDS encoding alpha-L-rhamnosidase; amino-acid sequence: MTALPLPSALDLATTVVDLRTQHAPGLVGVPRSGLRLSWRVESADADAHVLGYQLAQGPEQGEPAVSAPVADPGAVGAAVADDLRAGERRAFAVRVATPAGWTRWSDPLIVEAGRDGADLEADVVGIDTAIDGPVQLLRTEFALDRRPESGRLRLSALGLVDAWINGVRATDAHLTPGWTSYQERILVDTLDVTALLHEGTNVVVLAVADGWYRGSFGFARRTAIYGDRLGALAQVEADGRVVAKTDAAWRGGFGAIRSAGIYDGTVTDLRLHDPAVHEPGFAGDGWVAASVIPVDRARFAPRSAPPVRVVAELPMSVSAHAGRVRLDSGQNVSGWVRVVVRGRAGDTVTVRHAEVLEPSGDLHLTALRSAKATDVYTLDRDGEHSLEPAFTFHGFQYADVEGAEVVSAVAVAISSDLAPRSTFSSSHAALDRFHSNVQWSLRDNFVSVPTDCPQRDERLGWTGDAQAFAATACTLVDSEAFWRSWLTDLAIDQTDAGVPSVVPDIIRPQDIVMQGGPIENMGRAGWADAATIVPFAVYESYGSTEILSQQLDSMRRWVEHLRRRAGDDLVLPPSFQYGDWLDPDAPAERPWEAKVSSDYVANAFYARSARLLAQAERLVGDAARAEEYDRLADDVSTEAFARWGEGAIQTQTGAAIAIEFGIAPEERHAEIAAALAENVRRENGRIATGFLGTPLVLFALSRFGHLDEAYLMVLRREAPSWLYQVDRGATTVWERWDAILPDGSIHSGAMDAAPTEGGPEETGMLSFNHYAYGAMIDWVYRTVAGLAPAEPGYRVVRVAPRPADGLDRAKASIDTPHGRLAIDWTLEGERLEAVLEVPFGCRAELDLPTTADSRVTVDGTEHRGGLGHGTHRIVVTSPVVARPEAIVRA
- a CDS encoding family 78 glycoside hydrolase catalytic domain, which gives rise to MSQPAAQIVVEAPYRSDVVATPTPRIGWRTETQSPGWIQTGAELELGRAGEQVVHRIAGRDSQGLEWPFEPLRPREEVTLRVRVTGEDAVEGSWSEPQRIVAGFLGDGEWTAATVGLADPEHEAQPAYLRTEFEASRPVRRATLYATAVGAYQMAVNGADVDDQVMKPGWTPYRQRTIHETTDVTALLVPGRNAIGVRLAGAWATERFGFRDSAHRHYGDQPRFAAQLLVEYADGSSEWVATDASWRGSTGPLTESGLYAGEAFDARRALVDAAGRGFAEPGYDDSAWRPVAQPDPVAVPEARVSPFVRRLDELPVREVITTPAGKTVLDFGQNLVGRLCIRVEGPAGTVVTLRHAEVLEHGELGTRPLRAADATDRYTLAGDGVEEWEPEFTFHGFRYAEVSGWPGEFDPSAVTAVVIHSDMERTGWFEASDPLVNQLHENIVWGLRGNFLYLPTDCPQRDERLGWTGDIQVFAPTASFLYDVRGFLDSWLRDLALEQEDGVVPFVVPNVLGPARPAAAWGDAATIVPWVLHERYADTATIERQYPSMKAWTDVLVGLAGDRRLWEGMFQFGDWLDPDAPPHLPANAKTDADIVASAYFYRSADAVARAAELLGRAEEAAGYARIAEEVRAAFAAEYLTPAGRMMSDAQTAYALAIVFDIAPAEQHAALGARLAELTRLSGYRIGTGFVGTPIIQDALTRTGHLETARRLLVQTENPSWLYPVTMGATTIWERWDSMLPDGTINPGEMTSFNHYALGAIGDWLHRVVAGLAPDAPGYARIRIEPRPLAGFDHASAEHLTPYGRARSGWSRAGGTVRIEAVIPPNTTATVVLPDGQSHDVGSGTHAWEVADSTQPTAPQRVGLDSSLADVIDDPEAYRAVLDAIGAENPEAAEMFRSTTKWGPGRELGDALFMVAGPDLQRDIQERLVALSAARSGR